A single genomic interval of Helianthus annuus cultivar XRQ/B chromosome 6, HanXRQr2.0-SUNRISE, whole genome shotgun sequence harbors:
- the LOC110876212 gene encoding uncharacterized protein LOC110876212 — MVFGRVEAQLYQAAFATFGGSMGVRPLREDEERWYAQIRGNFMYPVADAFTSPPIATEGAQFPKPRPLRSVTSAGKEVVYLSSEESVGSSNGELSSWSNIFAEIKKKTPEKGVKFTEPEPKRPKITIKSFQTADSESAKEKSVAEQDVAKAVEAQRKAEERQEKRKKAEEEKRAFELEREQEQKKAMEKPVNVQESEVIRGSERRQGHEVVKPTHPAHAETHDRSKILTSKGSSRYTSSGASSGGAGSYNPNVIGAKDTVGDIYYKSYTEEERGDAPHQAPWSLKQKDTFQELGPCRDWFLNSFTPGEVNRQRAKTHEMLYRTLVLGEANARAANH, encoded by the exons ATGGTATTTGGACGTGTAGAAGCGCAACTATATCAAGCGGCATTCGCCACGTTCGGTGGTTCTATGGGCGTTCGCCCACTGCGCGAGGACGAGGAGAGGTGGTACGCGCAAATCAGAGGCAATTTTATGTACCCTGTTGCTGATGCCTTTACCTCGCCGCCCATCGCGACTGAAGGTGCGCAATTCCCTAAACCTCGtcctttgcgctctgtgacttcCGCTGGGAAAGAGgttgtctatctttccagcgaggagtctgtaggGTCTTCAAACGGCGAGTTAAGTTCGtggtctaacatctttgcag agatcaagaagaagacccctgagaagggtGTCAAGTTTACTGAGCCAGAGCCTAAGAGGCCGAAGATTACTATCAAGTCTTTTCAGACTGCTGATAGTGAATCTGCTAAAGAGAAGAGTGTGGCTGAACAAGACGTGGCGAAGGCTGTTGAGGCGCAGCGGAAGGCTGAGGAACGTC aggagaagaggaagaaggctgAGGAGGAGAAGAGAGCCTTTGAGTTGGAGAGGGAGCAAGAACAAAAGAAGGCTATGGAAAAGCCTGTCAATGTTCAAGAGTCTGAGGTCATTAGGGGTTCTGAGAGGAGGCAAGGGCATGAAGTCGTCAAACCTACCCACCCCGCGCATGCTGAGACCCATGACCGTTCAAAGATACTTACTTCCAAGGGGTCGAGTCGGTATACTTCTAGTGGCGCGAGTTCTGGTGGAGCTGGGAGCTATAACCCAAACGTCATCGGGGCGAAAGACACCGTTGGTGATATATATTATAAGAGTTATACCGAGGAAGAACGCGGTGATGCTCCTCACCAAGCTCCCTGGAGTTTGAAGCAAAAGGACACATTTCAGGAATTGGGGCCCTGCCGTGATTGGTTCTTAAACTCGTTTACTCCTGGTGAGGTTAACCGGCAGAGGGCGAAGACCCATGAAATGTTGTATCGAACTTTAGTGCTTGGAGAAGCTAATGCTCGCGCCGCCAACCATTAG